The following coding sequences are from one Achromobacter sp. B7 window:
- a CDS encoding DciA family protein, with translation MRGAGVLATARKHLQIQYAVAAVLPAPLGAVCQVGKLENQCLHLVVPSAAHAAKMRQLAPRVARALADQGWNLNEIAVKVQAGLPKPGARQPRPPKEAQPLGNTALGAFETLHEKLRPGPLADAVAKLLRHHKSS, from the coding sequence ATGCGGGGCGCCGGAGTGTTGGCGACTGCCCGCAAGCACTTGCAAATTCAGTATGCGGTGGCGGCGGTTCTGCCCGCCCCGCTAGGTGCCGTCTGCCAGGTGGGCAAACTGGAAAACCAGTGCCTGCATCTTGTGGTGCCCAGTGCCGCGCACGCAGCCAAGATGCGTCAGTTGGCGCCGCGCGTGGCGCGTGCCCTGGCCGATCAAGGCTGGAACCTTAACGAAATTGCCGTCAAGGTACAAGCGGGGTTACCGAAGCCCGGCGCCCGTCAGCCGCGCCCTCCCAAAGAGGCGCAACCCCTGGGCAATACCGCCTTGGGCGCGTTCGAGACGCTGCACGAAAAACTGCGCCCCGGCCCGTTGGCCGACGCGGTTGCCAAGCTCTTGAGGCATCACAAGAGTAGCTGA
- a CDS encoding M23 family metallopeptidase, with translation MHARDGRDGHFTLGGARLALLLGAALMTAAIFGAALQRYLTPILPAVHTVGWPLAQQPGRDTDFLRGNMNLLAAKVGALQAKLVSIDGLGQRVAKVAGVAYTDPELAKQLAVAQPEALTQPEATQVMDDLFTDHPPPSAASAEALGRQLDEIQARLAQQSDNLKLLDAALTKRSADQARMPTAMPITDYPYLSSSYGWRRNPVTGRTAMHEGLDFAAPSGTPILAASGGVVLEAKFQPGFGNMVEIDHGDGLITRYAHASSLMVKQGQLVERGQQVARVGSSGRSTGPHLHFEVRLAGQPLDPRLFLGSQQNAPPAVAQAAATEPAAR, from the coding sequence ATGCACGCCCGCGACGGGCGGGACGGGCATTTCACCCTGGGTGGCGCGCGGCTGGCGTTGCTGCTTGGGGCCGCTCTGATGACAGCCGCCATCTTTGGCGCCGCGCTACAGCGCTACCTTACTCCCATCCTGCCGGCGGTACACACCGTGGGCTGGCCGCTGGCACAACAGCCGGGTCGCGATACCGATTTCCTGCGTGGAAACATGAACCTGCTGGCCGCCAAGGTAGGCGCCCTGCAAGCCAAGCTGGTCAGCATCGACGGCTTGGGCCAGCGCGTGGCCAAGGTGGCGGGCGTGGCGTACACCGACCCGGAACTAGCCAAGCAACTGGCCGTGGCGCAGCCCGAAGCGCTGACCCAGCCGGAAGCGACCCAGGTCATGGATGACCTGTTCACCGACCACCCGCCGCCCAGCGCGGCGTCCGCCGAAGCGCTGGGCCGCCAGCTGGACGAAATCCAGGCGCGGCTGGCGCAGCAATCCGACAACCTGAAGCTGCTGGACGCGGCGCTGACCAAGCGGTCGGCCGACCAGGCCCGCATGCCCACGGCGATGCCCATCACCGATTATCCCTATCTGAGTTCCTCCTACGGCTGGCGCCGCAATCCGGTGACGGGTCGCACCGCCATGCACGAAGGCCTGGACTTCGCGGCGCCTTCGGGCACCCCGATCCTGGCCGCTTCCGGCGGCGTGGTGCTGGAAGCCAAGTTCCAGCCCGGCTTTGGCAATATGGTCGAAATCGACCATGGCGACGGCTTGATCACGCGCTACGCGCATGCGTCGTCGCTGATGGTCAAGCAGGGGCAACTGGTGGAACGCGGCCAGCAAGTGGCTCGCGTGGGCAGTTCCGGCCGTTCGACCGGCCCGCATCTGCACTTTGAGGTCCGCCTTGCCGGACAACCGCTGGACCCCCGTTTGTTCCTGGGATCGCAGCAGAACGCGCCGCCCGCCGTGGCCCAGGCCGCCGCGACTGAACCTGCGGCGCGCTGA